In Amphiura filiformis chromosome 1, Afil_fr2py, whole genome shotgun sequence, the following are encoded in one genomic region:
- the LOC140162002 gene encoding LOW QUALITY PROTEIN: uncharacterized protein (The sequence of the model RefSeq protein was modified relative to this genomic sequence to represent the inferred CDS: inserted 1 base in 1 codon) gives MAMVVHKASKVPSTSFPTLPESKTRTAGPSRPANNKATNRQQVSNSTHAWLKGGGPIQAPTTRNAAAGKSTFPPSKLPAVARVRSQTYDEATRRNVRSNPMPDDRHNNNHLRVPHRKSNSAPSPVAGRKNIIRPTNHDRKNGGARPALPKINNLVAGDGSAQHQHKLDGNTKRWASSRRMHALIMNRHQDRQIQGENGSLHYYDGVSYTTYNCYRLQIYTAAQQLCEYSRVQVQPETDGIRTSPRLSSQRSTPRSNQQQHSMQLSSKSNPRNTANSERTKSTSPSHQKGGSKLPRMSVSQHSSQDKTTEIPNKKDNVIKRRNYGAKDQFIDSPITNAYSTSVVHVNSLRTGTFVDYEDVGETMHSRKPENPVKGSDRSGSQASIASTLRKGVAYRPTPKNKKPIMITKKTRKKERKVNSVYDNKTYKVQRKAWILKKMETSENXKIDEYNQHLEETDKKFRESVVLQRQKLKQVRDNFDAEQVKRFKRQYVSWKSVETGRLNGTRETYGLPDNIYDDRYDRTLKEVTTKPSKGKKKFKQYASWVKNIKRFESMLNPSILGNPEVMKTQMAAIVEGIDTVELTNGDHNSAKKKKPVKVRAVIGSAKRLLSANDDDLDVSFRADNKKDTRRISMISGLSDLSLSDDDDEEEEDEDDDFKSFGLFE, from the exons GTTGAAAGGAGGGGGTCCAATCCAAGCACCTACGACAAGGAATGCCGCGGCTGGCAAGTCTACATTTCCACCCAGCAAATTACCTGCCGTAGCACGAGTAAGAAGTCAAACTTATGATGAAGCTACTAGACGGAATGTGAGGAGTAATCCAATGCCTGATGATAGGCACAATAATAACCATCTAAGAG TACCACACCGTAAATCCAACTCTGCGCCAAGCCCAGTTGCAGGAAGGAAAAATATCATACGACCAACCAACCACGACAGAAAAAATGGCGGAGCTCGTCCAGCTCTTCCAAAGATCAACAATTTGGTTGCAG GTGATGGTTCTGCCCAACATCAGCATAAATTAGACGGGAATACTAAGAGATGGGCTTCATCCCGGCGGATGCACGCGCTCATCATGAACCGTCACCAAGATCGACAGATCCAAGGTGAGAATGGTTCATTACATTATTATGATGGTGTGTCCTACACTACCTATAATTGCTACCGACTCCAGATTTACACTGCTGCCCAGCAACTTTGTGAATATTCTAGAGTACAAGTGCAACC TGAAACAGACGGGATAAGGACATCGCCCAGATTAAGCAGCCAACGATCAACACCAAGATCAAATCAACAGCAGCATTCCATGCAGCTATCGTCAAAATCTAACCCAAGAAACACTGCAAATAGTGAACGAACCAAATCCACATCTCCTTCCCACCAAAAAGGTGGCTCTAAACTACCTCGAATGTCTGTTTCGCAACATTCAAGCCAAGACAAAACTACGGAAATTCCAAACAAGAAGGATAATGTTATTAAACGAAGAAACTATGGTGCTAAAGATCAATTCATTGACAGTCCAATAACGAACGCTTACTCAACAAGTGTTGTTCATGTGAACTCACTTAGAACTGGTACTTTTGTTGACTACGAAGACGTTGGAGAGACTATGCACTCAAGAAAACCCGAGAACCCTGTGAAAGGAAGCGATCGTAGCGGTAGTCAGGCTAGCATTGCAAGCACACTTCGCAAAGGTGTTGCGTACAGACCAACTCCGAAAAATAAGAAACCAATTATGATTACAAAGAAAACTCGGAAAAAAGAACGGAAGGTGAATTCTGTGTACGACAATAAGACGTATAAGGTGCAACGGAAAGCCTGGATTTTGAAAAAGATGGAAACCAGTGAAA TAAAGATTgatgaatataatcagcatttaGAGGAAACAGACAAGAAATTTCGTGAAAGCGTAGTTCTTCAGAGACAAAAGTTAAAACAG GTCAGAGATAATTTTGATGCTGAACAAGTGAAACGTTTCAAGAGACAGTATGTATCCTGGAAGAGTGTTGAAACAGGGCGATTAAATGGTACACGAGAGACATACGGCTTACCAGACAACATCTATGATGATCGCTATGACAGAACATTAAAAGAAGTCACAACTAAACCATCAAAAGGAAAGAAGAAGTTTAAGCAGTATGCCTCATGGGTCAAGAACATCAAACGCTTTGAGAGTATGCTGAATCCAAGTATCTTGGGGAATCCCGAAGTTATGAAGACTCAAATGGCTGCTATTGTAGAAGGAATTGATACGGTGGAACTTACAAATGGGG ATCACAATAGTGCTAAGAAGAAGAAACCTGTTAAAGTACGAGCGGTGATCGGATCAGCCAAGCGACTTTTGTCAGCCAATGATGATGACTTGG ATGTATCATTTCGTGCTGACAACAAGAAGGACACGCGgcgaataagcatgataagtgggcTGTCTGATCTTAGCcttagtgatgatgatgatgaggaggaggaagatGAGGATGACGACTTTAAAAGTTTTGGCCTCTTTGAGTAA